The Neodiprion virginianus isolate iyNeoVirg1 chromosome 5, iyNeoVirg1.1, whole genome shotgun sequence genome contains a region encoding:
- the LOC124304446 gene encoding E3 ubiquitin-protein ligase UBR5 isoform X4, producing MSSIHFVVHPLPGTDDQLNDRLKEVAEKINRYGFMTPPALSGLKGSVKRIVVGPTHIALLMEDNRICRVAFTVLSDRLDLSKNEPNRNTNKSHVGNSGSAPSGSGGGGSGGRAGLPRSRARIMRNSSAIRGGGGSGGGGGAGRSGPPGVIMGGASGSSSRPIVSVPAPFVPEDLISQAQVVLQGKSRNLIIRELQVGDERTNLDVNLAVNNLLSRDDEEGDDAEDAADSYVPEDLISLLDGGFSNEHSVIIDADSMFSEDMFGYTGIRSRGSSSRRLGSDRDGERSADRDRDRDSFSRWRDRQYYGPRRWLETALKDSWEKDPDNKKKELASQCPLWMSEELEWWHERCGEPAPRFVQIAALYSELIAVSSTGQLYQWRWADPEPYKHPENPNVHHPKSIPLGLFGEKIVNISATAIRCSVSTESGKVATWLDDLLGHVASRLEHPAQAFTEFTLDRIVSLHTCALYTVARLESGGLYWWGVLPFAQRKKLWEKYKAKSRKHRPSTVLSTDISYGTHVCMKNSPIYQPGAIGFTIANGVPKVGQLLSAAWNLDATCRFKILPAGVLIPANPTEKREVIPTAGAASGPSKTNHKETADRLDMPPPPSPASSTCSDTGSITTSHKRQKRMVPRGEGEPEKKDEEDWQLKDVVFVEDVKTVPIGKVIKVDGCYVAVKFFSKDSKEKEKETKEKDFSTSDFKDLTAEELIKLLADCRLLRKDELQVIKSPLSSRAPDCFQRTPRRVNLVETSNENLLTISTDGQGIHAILKNGTKLTYVVYNLSTGRYVQDCYIPSDISSFLGLQPQSISLTSAGENTECSMILRDGNNTIYPIAKDCAEAIRDPNWLDLVPVHCIGASTIPIPSCTNSSNLKNQVAVIALVFDNLLLLPRILRCDFDGVKQIFANLELDQKTISSQIQTILTERCDGNRNIFHACVNMCSPTSNKENEQGIERELVVNTVDGNTAPIEEPIPTLSWPPEAFDNTSGEEDSLLSIGAASISMMNKSGASSTTNNTYVIDSVERRNNALLILKYLCESPVLAPHLKELLVARDAQGQTPLMLAVSVRAYHAALILLDTIQRVGRDGKDCSAMILQPDASPDLSPLFVTCCNDTCSFTWTGAEHINQDIFECRTCGLTGSLCCCTECARVCHRGHDCKLKKTSPTAYCDCWEKCKCRALIAGHQGARYDLLCRLVMNTDLATKINSRGESILLFLVQTVGRQSVEQRQYRSAPRQRSASASRKTPSSDEYTFHTVFLSGLGADADMPDHDLEPPRFSRRALERLLNDWPAIQCMIMSGVTESPTNDQLFGDQGQACRQSGTALLDKFTHSLLVKCSAEMLDTLLSTLVRELQKDNVPGRQEEANNVARRFVRSVARIFVIFTIEMAPNTTKRRSASQASQPLMKCRRVFQALIKLAVEELCETADSLIAPVRLGVARPTAPFTLTSSAIEVINGSEELFSIEPLIPRSGVSAQVLDSALQAQQVNNNIAIAREVSAMDETEGGEEVPMDIDGDISEHEESGVSGANVSQPLGEVDNNVGGVGEEQAGDGESDTELDLLAEAETESDSDDNHSNQDAASAQRSVQTGATAGSDGGMGSILLFPEDESGESSQQEDDESEAGETDEQDNEEFQIGDEQLERRSGSSGHAHRNNLAPVSMQWAIRNRESSTRTAGLRVTGGSNLVFIDPSSLRRSTATSAVTAAQEPITMGTTASCLARAFGIVIRQIADLLTMLQDYKTHAPALPRLMEISYQDAIGLQLYLEGHLKPTWDWLMTVMDATEAQLRFGVSLTRSADPAHPEHPLNVAPSLAGGNFTGLLNSAALSLTLQSNTSRNQRSGITTTSNNSAGHASTRINVGFTGVGEPPRSNRDREGGDAHSARREFLSYCLSLMRAHNGEHRDSLPVLDVSALRHVAYVFDALVYYMRSGSESPSTRGDSHKESIAFATWTEQDENDNEEAEDGNSTASTVMETDSVDYPDLLQVPMCVTSNSANSIAKGRKHPFLQRSDSTLCLGCPPLDPFDTIMSEALPLADQPHLLQPHSRREDLFGVPRQPVNSGSSASQNPLEGLPTRLGLSGRFADNSLLAATSSYNQIIQVPIHVTSSSSNAQSASAGDAENRWNLIAGSEQPGTSKLTEKPKGFNQSAESQPSSVVTEQIDRAPIIVSPSGQGMENVVPGNNSSKGKDELCKSGRSVIVRAGTVSEPNVNKVGAPEVLVVPTAETQTVSEEVDPAASNQEISAHETVETSPVESSRALTTIGTNISHNILLGRWRLSLDLFGRVFMEDVGLEAGSVVSELGGFPVKEAKFRRDMEKLRNSQQKDITLSKVERDRTQLLIQTMKELNTQYNLFNRRASNTPPLAVNRVKVTFKDEPGEGSGVARSFYTAIAEALLANEKLPNLEAAQVGSKYTQYNVLQKLKSRDRDRDLRRQNPRSSGKCREARRALSFEARSFHPTASTEGPSGSNSSGSSSNAHPLPVSHPSNDHLTMHQQQLGDRLYQKVHTLRPTLAEKITGMLLELSPAQLLMLLASEDALRQKVEEAFELIHSHNQDLASEALLDLDVFSLTERCGGNKKKLEASILDDIEDNAPLFYSPGKRGFYTPRQGRASYERLNAFRNVGRLIGLCLLQNELCPIFLNRHVIKYILARPIRFHDLAFFDSVIYESLRQLVVDAETKDSNSLFSELDLTFSIDLCPEEGVGSLELIPNGREIEVSASNIYDYVRKYAEVRMVKVQEKALEAMREGVFDVLPEGALDGLTSEDLRLLLNGVGDINVSVLISYTSFNDESGESTERLVKFKRWLWSIVEKMSHVERQDLVYFWTGSPALPASEDGFQPMPSVTIRPADDAHLPTANTCISRLYVPLYSSRHVLRHKLLLAIKTKNFGFV from the exons ATGTCCTCGATCCACTTTGTCGTCCACCCTTTACCGGGAACGGACGACCAGCTGAACGACAG GTTAAAAGAAGTCGCTGAGAAGATAAACAGATATGGATTTATGACACCACCAGCACTTAGCGGACTGAAGGGATCGGTTAAGCGCATAGTTGTCGGTCCAACTCACATTGCCCTGTTGATGGAAGACAATAGAATTTGCCGTGTAGCATTCACTGTTTTGTCAGACAGGCTAGATTTGAGCAAAAATGAACCCAACAGAAA CACAAACAAAAGCCATGTAGGAAACTCAGGCTCAGCACCAAGCGGAAGTGGAGGTGGAGGTAGCGGCGGAAGAGCAGGATTGCCTCGCTCTAGGGCAAGAATAATGCGCAACAGTTCGGCAATAAGAGGCGGAGGTGGCAGtggtggaggaggaggggcCGGACGCAGTGGACCGCCAGGTGTTATAATGGGCGGTGCAAGCGGCAGCAGTTCAAGACCGATTGTCTCGGTGCCGGCACCCTTTGTTCCGGAGGATTTGATCTCCCAGGCGCAAGTGGTCTTGCAGGGAAAAAGCAGAAACCTAATTATCAGGGAGCTACAGGTGGGTGACGAG CGTACAAATCTTGACGTCAATCTCGCCGTCAACAATCTTCTATCTCGGGATGACGAGGAGGGCGATGACGCCGAAGATGCAGCCGACAGCTATGTTCCTGAGGATCTGATCTCCCTGCTCGACGGCGGTTTCAGCAACGAGCATTCCGTCATTATAGATGCAGACTCCATGTTCTCAGAGGACATGTTCGGCTACACGGGAATCCGGAG TCGTGGTAGCTCTTCACGCAGACTTGGCAGCGACAGGGACGGCGAACGATCAGCAGATCGGGACAGGGATCGAGATAGTTTCAGTCGGTGGAGAGATCGCCAGTATTACGGCCCTCGCCGGTGGCTGGAAACAGCCCTCAAAGATTCGTGGGAAAAGGATCCAG ATAACAAGAAAAAGGAACTCGCCTCGCAGTGTCCGTTATGGATGTCCGAGGAGCTTGAATGGTGGCACGAGCGTTGCGGTGAACCGGCGCCTCGCTTTGTCCAAATTGCCGCTCTCTACAGTGAGCTAATTGCAGTTTCGTCTACCGGGCAGCTCTATCAGTGGCGATGGGCAGACCCTGAGCCTTATAAACATCCAGAA aacCCAAACGTTCATCACCCAAAGAGTATTCCGCTTGGTTTGTTTGGAGAGAAGATCGTCAACATTTCTGCCACAGCTATTCGGTGTTCCGTCAGCACAGAGAGTGGTAAGGTCGCCACGTGGTTGGACGACCTTTTAGGACACGTCGCCTCGCGACTCGAACATCCCGCTCAGGCATTCACCGAATTCACGCTCGACAGAATTGTCTCCCTGCACACGTGCGCTCTCTACACAGTTGCCAGACTCGAAAGCGGCGGTCTTTACTGGTG ggGTGTCCTGCCATTCGCCCAGCGAAAAAAGCTGTGGGAGAAATACAAGGCGAAATCTAGGAAGCACAGACCTTCGACGGTTTTGTCGACAGACATAAGTTACGGTACACACGTGTGCATGAAAAACAGCCCAATTTATCAACCAGGAGCAATAG GATTCACGATCGCAAACGGAGTGCCAAAAGTTGGACAACTCTTATCGGCAGCTTGGAACTTGGACGCGACTTGTAGATTCAAGATCCTTCCGGCCGGAGTTTTGATACCTGCCAATCCGACTGAGAAACGGGAAGTTATTCCAACCGCAGGCGCCGCCAGCGGACCCAGCAAAACTAATCACAAGGAAACAGCCGATCGTCTTGACATGCCGCCGCCACCTTCTCCTGCCTCGAGCACGTGCAGCGACACAGGCAGCATCACAACCAGTCACA AACGACAAAAAAGAATGGTGCCCCGAGGAGAGGGAGAGCCGGAGAAAAAAGACGAAGAGGACTGGCAGCTGAAAGATGTCGTTTTCGTCGAAGATGTTAAAACTGTACCGATTG GTAAAGTTATAAAAGTCGACGGATGCTACGTAGCGGTAAAATTCTTCTCAAAGGATTCTaaggagaaggaaaaggagACGAAAGAGAAGGACTTCAGCACTTCAGATTTCAAGGATCTGACCGCCGAAGAACTTATCAAACTACTCGCTGACTGCCGACTCCTCCGAAAAGACGAACTACAG GTCATAAAATCACCATTAAGTTCCCGTGCACCCGACTGTTTCCAAAGAACTCCAAGGCGAGTGAATCTTGTTGAAACGTCGAACGAGAATTTATTGACTATTTCCACCGATGGTCAAG GCATACACGCGATACTGAAGAACGGAACCAAGCTCACTTACGTTGTCTACAATCTTAGCACAGGACGATACGTTCAAGACTGTTACATACCGTCCGATATTTCCTCATTTCTCGGACTACAGCCACAAAGTATCAGTCTCACCAGCGCTGGCGAG AACACCGAATGTTCGATGATCCTGCGGGACGGAAACAACACGATTTATCCGATAGCAAAGGACTGCGCTGAGGCGATAAGAGACCCAAACTGGTTAGACCTCGTTCCGGTGCATTGTATAGGTGCGTCAACCATTCCAATACCCAGCTGCACAAATTCCtcgaatttaaaaaaccaGGTAGCGGTAATAGCCCTGGTCTTTGACAATCTTCTACTTCTACCGAGGATACTAAGATGCGATTTTGACGGTGTTAAGCAAATTTTTGCGAACCTCGAACTAGACCAAA AGACAATCTCGTCACAGATTCAGACAATCTTAACAGAACGATGCGACGGCAATCGAAACATTTTCCACGCCTGCGTGAATATGTGCTCACCGACGTCGAACAAGGAGAATGAGCAAG GCATTGAACGCGAACTAGTCGTGAACACGGTCGACGGCAACACCGCGCCCATCGAAGAACCCATTCCAACTCTCAGCTGGCCACCCGAAGCCTTTGACAACACCTCCGGGGAGGAAGACAGCCTACTCAGTATCGGCGCAGCCAGTATCTCCATGATGAACAAATCCG GTGCCAGTTCGACAACGAACAATACTTATGTCATCGATTCAGTCGAACGGCGCAATAACGCTCTACTGATACTCAAGTACCTCTGCGAAAGTCCGGTCCTCGCACCGCACTTAAAGGAACTACTCGTCGCCAG AGACGCACAAGGTCAGACGCCGCTAATGCTCGCTGTGTCTGTGCGCGCCTATCATGCAGCCCTAATTCTGCTCGACACGATACAGCGCGTCGGTCGCGATGGCAAAGACTGTTCAGCGATGATCCTGCAGCCAGACGCAAGCCCCGATTTATCACCGCTGTTCGTTACCTGCTGCAACGACACTTGCAGCTTCACTTGGACTGGAGCCGAGCACATTAATCAG gACATATTCGAGTGCCGAACGTGTGGCTTGACCGGTTCTCTCTGCTGCTGTACGGAGTGCGCACGAGTTTGCCACAGAGGCCACGactgcaaattgaaaaaaacatcacCAACGGCTTACTGCGACTGCTGGGAGAAATGCAAGTGTCGCGCCCTTATTGCTGGACACCAGGGTGCACGATACGACCTTCTTTGTCGCCTGGTGATGAACACTGACCTAGCCACCAAGATAAACTCACG AGGTGAAAGTATACTGTTATTCCTTGTACAAACAGTGGGAAGGCAGTCGGTTGAACAGCGCCAGTACAGATCGGCGCCGAGGCAAAGATCGGCTTCGGCTAGTCGCAAGACACCATCGTCAGATG AGTATACGTTCCACACAGTGTTCCTCTCAGGTTTGGGTGCTGATGCAGACATGCCAGATCACGATTTGGAGCCCCCGAGATTCAGCCGCCGAGCCTTGGAGCGGCTGCTCAATGATTGGCCGGCCATTCAGTGCATGATCATGTCCGGCGTTACTGAAAGTCCCACGAACGATCAGCTCTTTGGCGATCAGGGACAGGCTTGCAGACAGAGTGGTACCGCTCTCCTCGACAAGTTCACCCATTCTCTTCTGGTGAAGTGCAGCGCAGAG ATGCTGGACACCCTTCTGTCGACGTTGGTCAGGGAATTGCAGAAAGACAATGTGCCAGGTCGTCAAGAAGAGGCAAACAACGTTGCCAGACGATTCGTTAGATCCGTTGCAAGGATATTCGTTATTTTCACCATAGAAATGGCGCCAAATACTACTAAGCGAAGAAG tGCGAGTCAGGCTTCTCAACCACTGATGAAGTGCCGACGCGTTTTTCAAGCACTCATCAAATTGGCCGTTGAGGAACTCTGTGAAACCGCCGATTCCCTCATCGCTCCAGTTAGACTGGGAGTTGCGCGTCCAACTGCACCTTTCACCCTGACCAGCTCAGCGATTGAGGTTATCAATGGATCAGAGGAGCTTTTTTCCATCGAGCCATTGATTCCACGCAGCGGAGTCAGTGCCCAGGTTCTTGACAGCGCTCTTCAAGCGCAGCAAGTCAACAACAACATCGCAATAGCCAGAGAGGTTTCTGCCATGGACGAAACTGAGGGTGGAGAAG AAGTACCCATGGACATTGACGGCGACATCAGCGAACACGAGGAATCTGGCGTTTCCGGAGCAAATGTCAGTCAGCCGCTGGGCGAAGTCGACAACAACGTCGGCGGAGTGGGTGAGGAGCAGGCAGGGGACGGAGAGTCGGACACGGAGTTAGACCTCCTTGCTGAGGCGGAAACCGAGTCCGACTCAGACGACAATCACAGCAACCAAGATGCGGCTTCCGCTCAGCGCAGTGTGCAGACTGGTGCCACTGCTGGATCAGATGGCGGTATGGGATCTATTCTTTTGTTCCCCGAGGACGAGTCTGGGGAGTCTAGTCAACAGGAAGATGACGAGAGCGAGGCTGGTGAGACTGATGAACAGGACAACGAAGAGTTTCAGATCGGTGACGAACAGCTTGAACGCAGAAG CGGGTCGTCTGGTCACGCGCACAGAAACAATTTGGCGCCGGTCTCAATGCAGTGGGCGATCCGCAACCGAGAGTCGAGCACCCGAACGGCGGGTCTCAGGGTGACCGGCGGAAGTAACCTCGTATTCATAGACCCCTCGTCTCTCAGACGATCGACGGCAACGTCCGCAGTGACAGCGGCGCAGGAACCTATAACTATGGGAACAACCGCCAGCTGCCTAGCGCGAGCATTTGGAATCGTTATCAGGCAGATTGCTGACCTGCTCACCATGTTGCAGGACTACAAAACACACGCGCCTGCCCTTCCCAGGCTCATGGAAATCTCCTATCAGGACGCCATCGGCCTTCAG CTTTATCTTGAGGGCCATTTGAAACCGACTTGGGATTGGCTCATGACGGTGATGGACGCCACGGAGGCGCAGCTGCGATTTGGTGTCTCATTGACGCGCAGTGCTGACCCTGCGCACCCCGAACATCCTCTAAACGTCGCGCCTTCCTTAGCAGGCGGAAATTTTACAGGGCTACTGAACTCAGCCGCACTTTCTCTCACACTGCAAAGCAACACGTCGAGGAATCAACGCAGTGGCATTACAACCACTTCCAATAATTCAGCGGGTCATGCCTCGACTAGAATAAACGTTGGATTCACCGGAGTCGGCGAACCGCCGAGAAGCAATCGGGATCGAGAAG GAGGCGACGCGCACTCGGCCAGACGAGAATTCCTTTCCTATTGTCTGTCCCTGATGCGAGCTCACAATGGCGAGCACAGAGATAGTCTTCCGGTGCTTGATGTCTCTGCCCTACGCCACGTTGCCTATGTATTCGACGCCCTCGTCTACTACATGAGGTCAGGATCTGAGTCTCCGTCTACCAGAGGCGATAGCCATAAGGAGTCTATCGCCTTTGCCACCTGGACCGAACAG GATGAAAACGACAACGAGGAGGCGGAGGACGGAAATTCGACAGCATCGACAGTGATGGAAACGGACTCCGTTGACTATCCAGACCTACTCCAGGTTCCGATGTGCGTAACATCGAACAGCGCAAATTCGATAGCCAAAGGTCGAAAGCATCCGTTCCTTCAGCGATCGGATTCGACTCTCTGCTTGGGCTGCCCGCCGCTTGACCCGTTTGATACAATAATGAGCGAGGCCCTACCGCTCGCTGATCAACCACATCTCCTCCAGCCGCACTCTAGGCGCGAGGATCTCTTTGGTGTTCCAAGACAGCCGGTCAACTCTGGCAGTTCTGCCAGCCAGAATCCCCTAGAGGGCCTTCCGACTAGGCTCGGACTCTCGGGCAGATTTGCAGACAACTCGCTATTAGCCGCCACTTCATCTTACAACCAGATTATTCAGGTCCCAATCCATGTGACTTCTAGCAGCTCCAATGCCCAGAGTGCCAGCGCTGGTGATGCGGAGAACAGGTGGAACTTAATTGCCGGCAGTGAACAACCCGGAACCAGCAAGTTAACG GAAAAACCGAAGGGCTTTAATCAGTCCGCGGAAAGTCAGCCGTCGTCTGTAGTGACGGAGCAGATCGATCGTGCACCAATAATCGTTTCTCCTAGTGGTCAGGGAATGGAGAACGTCGTACCCggcaacaacagcagcaaggGGAAGGATGAGTTGTGCAAGAGTGGACGAAGCGTGATAGTGAGAGCGGGAACGGTGTCG GAACCCAATGTAAATAAAGTTGGCGCTCCGGAAGTTTTGGTTGTGCCGACAGCCGAGACGCAGACAGTTTCCGAGGAGGTCGACCCTGCTGCATCTAACCAGGAGATATCGGCCCACGAGACCGTTGAGACGAGTCCTGTCGAATCTTCCAGAGCCTTGACGACCATTGGCACAAACATATCGCACAACATTCTGCTGGGAAGATGGAGGCTGTCGCTCGATCTATTCGGTCGCGTTTTCATGGAGGACGTCGGCTTGGAGGCCGGTTCAGTCGTTTCCGAACTTGGAGGCTTTCCTGTCAAGGAGGCCAAGTTTCGCAGAGACATGGAAAAGCTTCGTAATTCGCAACAGAAAGACATCACACTATCCAAA GTCGAACGAGATCGCACTCAGCTTCTGATCCAGACCATGAAGGAGCTCAATACGCAGTACAATTTGTTCAATAGGCGAGCCTCGAACACGCCACCATTGGCTGTCAACAGGGTGAAAGTCACATTCAAAGACGAGCCCGGCGAGGGATCTGGAGTCGCTAGGAGCTTCTACACGGCTATAGCCGAG GCTCTACTGGCTAACGAAAAACTGCCAAATTTGGAGGCTGCACAAGTCGGATCAAAATACACACAGTACAACGTTTTGCAGAAACTGAAGAGTAGAGACAGAGATCGAGATTTGAGGCGCCAG AATCCAAGGTCGTCAGGTAAGTGCCGAGAAGCCAGGAGAGCACTGTCTTTTGAGGCTCGATCATTCCATCCGACGGCGTCGACAGAGGGCCCCAGTGGTTCGAACTCTAGCGGTTCATCTTCTAACGCTCACCCGTTGCCGGTCAGTCATCCAAGCAACGATCACTTGACGATGCATCAACAGCAGTTGGGTGACAGGCTATATCAAAAA GTACACACGCTGCGCCCGACGTTGGCTGAGAAGATAACTGGAATGCTGCTGGAATTGTCGCCTGCACAGCTGCTGATGCTTCTGGCATCAGAGGATGCGCTTCGCCAGAAGGTTGAGGAGGCTTTTGAGCTGATTCACAGCCACAACCAGGATTTGGCCAGCGAGGCTCTCCTCGACCTCGACGTCTTCAGTCTGACGGAGAGGTGTggtggtaataaaaaaaaattagaggcCAGCATACTCGATGATATCGAGGACAATGCACCGCTATTTTATTCACCGGGTAAACGCGGATTCTACACACCTAGGCAGGGAAGAGCTAGCTATGAAAGGCTGAACGCCTTCAGGAATGTCGGAAG ATTAATAGGCCTTTGCCTTCTCCAAAACGAATTGTGCCCGATATTTCTCAATCGTCATGTAATCAAGTACATTCTTGCGCGACCGATAAGATTCCACGATCTCGCGTTTTTCGACTCTGTGATATATGAGAGCCTGCGACAGCTGGTTGTCGACGCCGAGACAAAAGACAGCAACAGTTTGTTCTCTGAGCTTGACTTGACGTTTAG cATCGACTTGTGTCCCGAGGAAGGAGTCGGCTCTCTGGAACTTATACCGAATGGCAGGGAGATCGAAGTGTCGGCCAGTAACATTTACGACTACGTTCGCAAGTACGCCGAGGTTCGGATGGTCAAGGTGCAGGAGAAGGCATTAGAGGCAATGCGCGAGGGCGTTTTTGACGTTCTTCCAGAAGGTGCTCTTGACGGATTAACGTCCGAGGATCTCAGGCTTCTGCTCAATGGCGTCGGTGACATAAACGTGTCTGTTCTCATATCCTACACATCATTCAACGACGAGTCGGGagagtcgaccgagaggctCGTCAAGTTCAAACGTTGGCTTTGGTCCATCGTCGAGAAAATGTCGCACGTCGAACGACAAGATCTG GTCTACTTCTGGACCGGATCTCCGGCACTTCCGGCCAGTGAAGACGGATTCCAACCGATGCCAAGCGTGACAATTCGTCCGGCGGACGACGCGCATCTACCGACTGCGAATACGTGTATATCTCGTTTATACGTTCCCCTGTACAGCTCGCGTCACGTTCTTCGTCACAAACTTTTACTTGCcataaaaactaaaaatttcggATTCGTATGA